The following proteins are encoded in a genomic region of Diceros bicornis minor isolate mBicDic1 unplaced genomic scaffold, mDicBic1.mat.cur scaffold_77_ctg1, whole genome shotgun sequence:
- the LOC131403681 gene encoding ral-GDS-related protein-like has protein sequence MDVELFKKVMPHDFLDSIWSQWDNRANEYLAPTIHATMTHFSRVVKCVITTCLGDPSMTAQDRARVVELCIRVAKEELQKI, from the exons atggatgtg gagctcttcaagaaagtgatgccccatgacttcctggactccatctggtcccagtgggacaacagggccaatgagtaccttgcacccactatccatgccaccatgacccactttagcagagtggtcaaatgtgtcatcaccacctgcctcggggacccgagcatgacggctcaggacagggccagggtggtggagctctgcatccgggtggccaag gaggaactgcaaaaaatttaa